Genomic DNA from Desulfonema ishimotonii:
GTTCCCCCGAAGGAGGAAAAGGCGGTGCGGGAACTGAAGCTGGCGGGGATCGACTTCATACCCGATACGGGGCGATACTATCCCAACAGCACCCGTGCAGGCCAGCTCATCGGGTTCACCGGCATTGACGGCCGGGGGCTTGAAGGACTTGAATTCTACTACAATGAACAGCTCAGGGGAAAGGCGTATCAGTTTACGGTCCTCAAAGATGCCCTGGGTAAGAAATTTGAGGCGGAGAATGAATATCATGCGGCCCGCTCCAGCGGTAACAACCTCGTTCTGACCATTGACCGGACCATCCAGTATATTGCAGAGAACGCCCTGAGCGAGACCCTGGCTTCCTTTTCCGCCCGCTCCGGCATGGCGATTGTCATGGACCCGAAGACCGGTGCCATCCTCGCCCTGGCCAACGGCCCCCTGTTCAACCCCAATTCATACCGGCAGTTCACCCGGGAGTGCTGGCGGAACCGGGCCATTACCGACCCCTTTGAACCCGGATCGACCATGAAGGTGTTCAGCGCGGCGGCCGCCATTGAGTCCGGGGGCTGCACCCCCAACACCATCTTTTTCTGCGAGAACGGCAAATACCGGATCGGCGACGATGTGGTCCATGACACCCATCCCTACGGATGGCTTTCCCTGCAGAAGATCATCAAGCATTCGAGCAATATCGGCGCCATTAAGATGGGCGAAATGGTCGGCCCCGAAGTGCTGTACCGGACACTGAGAGACTTCGGCTTCGGGCAGAAAACCGGGATCGACTGTCCCGGGGAGACCCCGGGCAACCTTCTGCCCTTTGAGAAGTGGTCAAAGATCGACGCCGGGGCCATCTCCTTCGGTCATGGCATCTCCGTATCGGCCCTTCAGCTGATTACGGCCCTGTCCGCCATTGCCAACCGGGGTGTTCTGATGAAGCCCTATGTGGTCCGGGCCATTACCGACCCGGGCGGCGGACTGGTCAGGAGCTTCGGACCGTGTAAGGTGCGGCAGGTGGTCTCTGAAAAGACCGCCGATACCGTGAAAAAGATGATGGTGTCGGTGGTGCAGAGCGGGGGCACCGGGGTCCGGGCCGCCCTTGACGGATATTCGGTCTGCGGCAAAACCGGCACGTCCCAGAAGCTGAATGAGAAAGGGGAATATGCAGGCGATGCCTATATCGCCTCCTTTATGGGCATTGTGCCCGTTGAAAATCCCCGCGTCGCCATCCTGGTGGTGATTGACGAGCCCCGGAAGGACCACTATGGCGGGACTGTGGCCGGGCCCGCATTCAGAAAGATCGCCCGGGAAACCCTCAACTATATGAACGTGCCGCCGCAGAATTCCACAGAGCGGCTCACGGCCTTTTTAAAAACAAGGAGCAGTGTTGAAACTATCAGAGCTTATCCGGCCCCCTGAGGCCTGTTTCACCGGCCCTCTCACACCGGAGACGGAGATTCACTCCCTTCACTACCGCTCGCAGGAGGTGCGCCCCGGCGGGCTTTTTTTTGCGATTCCGGGGTTTCAGGCCGACGGCCATCAGTTTATCGGCGATGCCCTGGCCCGGGGGGCGGCAGGTGTGGTGGTTCAGCAACCGGTCGCCCCCGGGATTCCGGCCCTCCGGGTTGAAAATACGCGAAAGGCGATGGGGGGGCTGGCGGCCCGTTTTTATGGCAATCCGTCGGAAGATCTGTGCCTTATCGGCATTACCGGAACCAACGGCAAGACGACGACCAGTCTGCTGACCGAGTCCCTTCTCTCCTGTGCGGGCTTTAAGACCGGGGTGATCGGTACCATCGACTGGCACTATCCGGGGAAGCGGTTTGATAATCCGGTGACCACGCCGGAATCCCCGGACCTTCAGAGGATACTGGCCCGGATGCGGGCGGCGGGGGTGACCCACGTGGTTATGGAGGCCTCTTCCCACGCCATTGACCTGCACCGGCTGGAATCGCTTTCTTTTGATGTGTGTGTCTTTACCAATCTGACCCAGGATCACCTGGACTATCACGGCGATATGGCGCGCTACCGGGCGTGCAAAACGCGCCTGTTCACCGAATATCTGGCGACGGGTTCCAAGCGGGACCGGGCTGCTGCCGTGGTCAATGGCAATGTTCCGGAAGGACGGGCGCTGTCAGAAATCCTCTCGGTGCCCTGTTTCACTGCTGGTTATTCTCAGGAAAATATGATATGGAGCCGGGATATCAGATATGGCCCTGACGGAATTGCGGGGAAGATCGCAACTCCCGATGGGTCATTTCCGTTTGCATCGCCCCTGACGGGTGCATACAATCTTGAAAATATTCTCTGTGCCGT
This window encodes:
- a CDS encoding UDP-N-acetylmuramoyl-L-alanyl-D-glutamate--2,6-diaminopimelate ligase, whose translation is MLKLSELIRPPEACFTGPLTPETEIHSLHYRSQEVRPGGLFFAIPGFQADGHQFIGDALARGAAGVVVQQPVAPGIPALRVENTRKAMGGLAARFYGNPSEDLCLIGITGTNGKTTTSLLTESLLSCAGFKTGVIGTIDWHYPGKRFDNPVTTPESPDLQRILARMRAAGVTHVVMEASSHAIDLHRLESLSFDVCVFTNLTQDHLDYHGDMARYRACKTRLFTEYLATGSKRDRAAAVVNGNVPEGRALSEILSVPCFTAGYSQENMIWSRDIRYGPDGIAGKIATPDGSFPFASPLTGAYNLENILCAVGVGVALGLPPEVMRAGIGALTLVPGRLEAVPDPGGRFIYVDYAHTPDALENVLKALRPLCAGRLICIFGCGGDRDREKRPLMGEIAGKLSDLAVVTSDNPRTEVPMTVIRHILPGVRQACSREYLLPELKGGLNGTGGYIVEPDRKQAIRLGIAAARAGDMVLIAGKGHETYQIIGSEQLPFDDRTEARRALETL
- a CDS encoding peptidoglycan D,D-transpeptidase FtsI family protein produces the protein MKTTEANGINFRITAVAVLFALLFLGIAVKVIYLQVFCGEWLSRKAVGQIEKTLTTCGKRGMIYDTRLREMAVSVDTTSVAAYPRQIHDTDETASALSGILQMPPDPLRLKLISRRSFVWIRRQVPPKEEKAVRELKLAGIDFIPDTGRYYPNSTRAGQLIGFTGIDGRGLEGLEFYYNEQLRGKAYQFTVLKDALGKKFEAENEYHAARSSGNNLVLTIDRTIQYIAENALSETLASFSARSGMAIVMDPKTGAILALANGPLFNPNSYRQFTRECWRNRAITDPFEPGSTMKVFSAAAAIESGGCTPNTIFFCENGKYRIGDDVVHDTHPYGWLSLQKIIKHSSNIGAIKMGEMVGPEVLYRTLRDFGFGQKTGIDCPGETPGNLLPFEKWSKIDAGAISFGHGISVSALQLITALSAIANRGVLMKPYVVRAITDPGGGLVRSFGPCKVRQVVSEKTADTVKKMMVSVVQSGGTGVRAALDGYSVCGKTGTSQKLNEKGEYAGDAYIASFMGIVPVENPRVAILVVIDEPRKDHYGGTVAGPAFRKIARETLNYMNVPPQNSTERLTAFLKTRSSVETIRAYPAP